The Fictibacillus arsenicus genome contains a region encoding:
- a CDS encoding VOC family protein has translation MKEKLIRVGTAYVPVRDPNLSAKWYAENLGAEINYQDEDKAIMNLANQSFFLVKAEQNESANFTDYKGNERFSLTFEVDGIDTLYNLHEEFKSLGIQTGEIEDRGHAGENFVFCDPDGNKFDVWSELSPSFKKMRASYYEEV, from the coding sequence ATGAAAGAAAAACTAATCCGAGTAGGTACTGCGTATGTACCAGTTCGGGATCCAAACTTATCTGCTAAATGGTACGCTGAAAATCTTGGAGCTGAAATTAACTATCAGGATGAAGATAAAGCGATTATGAATCTAGCTAACCAAAGCTTTTTCCTCGTAAAGGCAGAGCAAAACGAGAGTGCCAACTTCACAGATTACAAAGGCAATGAAAGATTTAGTTTAACGTTTGAAGTCGACGGGATTGATACGCTGTATAACTTGCACGAGGAATTCAAGAGTCTAGGAATTCAGACTGGTGAAATAGAAGACCGCGGTCATGCGGGTGAGAATTTTGTATTCTGCGATCCGGATGGAAACAAATTTGATGTATGGAGTGAATTAAGTCCGTCATTTAAAAAAATGCGCGCTTCTTATTACGAGGAGGTATAA
- a CDS encoding universal stress protein, with amino-acid sequence MNNIQTILVAYEGSQESQKALDFAVEFANERKDDELHLVTVYQPVYTMAYTYANYPVEQASYELKERNEAIIQNVKIEISLKTDHPIVAKAIEGHPGNVLTHYSSLNGIDLIVIGSRGLSGVKELFLGSVSHYVVQKAECPVLVIK; translated from the coding sequence ATGAATAACATACAAACCATCCTTGTTGCTTATGAAGGATCTCAGGAAAGCCAAAAGGCATTAGACTTTGCAGTGGAATTTGCGAACGAAAGAAAAGACGATGAACTTCACCTAGTCACCGTTTACCAGCCTGTTTATACGATGGCATATACGTACGCAAACTATCCTGTTGAACAAGCATCCTACGAGTTAAAAGAAAGAAACGAAGCGATCATCCAAAATGTCAAAATAGAAATCAGCCTAAAAACAGATCATCCTATCGTTGCAAAAGCGATTGAAGGACACCCAGGAAACGTACTTACCCACTATTCGTCACTAAACGGAATCGATTTAATCGTGATCGGCAGCCGCGGGTTAAGCGGTGTAAAAGAATTGTTCTTAGGAAGTGTAAGCCATTACGTTGTTCAAAAAGCTGAATGTCCCGTACTGGTTATTAAGTAA
- a CDS encoding ABC transporter permease produces MRTRALVKRIIRQFIRDKRTLAMMFLAPLLILSLVNLVFSGNDYDPEIAVMSSTEQISSQLEKTDKSFTVYENKKLAAEDLENEKLDAIIEINPPSTKITLEGSNPTANKAVMMTVEKTLKPLTPQSNQQNSMETEIEYLHGSADMESFDYIGPFLIGFFIFFFVFLIAGVSFLRERTTGTLERLLATPMRRWEMVAGYVLGFGIFTIIQSAIIVSFSIYVLDILMAGSIWFVILITLMLAVTALSLGTLLSAFAKNELQMIQFIPLVVVPQVFFSGLFNIETMADWLQPLSYLMPLTYGGQAIRDVMIQGGGWSEIYDEVLVLAGFSLLFMVLNVLALKKHRKL; encoded by the coding sequence ATGAGAACTAGAGCATTAGTAAAACGGATCATCCGCCAGTTCATCCGGGATAAACGAACGCTTGCCATGATGTTCCTGGCACCATTACTCATCTTATCGCTTGTTAATCTCGTTTTTTCTGGAAATGATTATGACCCTGAGATCGCTGTAATGAGCAGTACGGAACAGATTTCTTCACAACTTGAGAAAACTGATAAGTCTTTTACAGTCTATGAAAATAAAAAACTAGCAGCCGAAGACTTAGAAAATGAAAAGCTGGATGCAATAATTGAGATCAACCCTCCATCAACGAAAATCACCTTGGAGGGCAGCAATCCGACAGCTAACAAAGCGGTAATGATGACTGTGGAAAAAACGCTGAAACCATTGACTCCGCAAAGCAACCAGCAAAACTCAATGGAAACAGAAATTGAATACCTGCACGGATCGGCTGATATGGAATCCTTTGACTACATCGGACCGTTTCTAATTGGATTCTTCATATTCTTTTTCGTATTCCTGATCGCAGGCGTTTCATTTTTGCGCGAAAGAACGACAGGCACGCTGGAACGATTGCTTGCTACACCGATGCGCCGCTGGGAAATGGTTGCTGGATATGTTTTAGGTTTCGGGATTTTTACCATTATCCAATCAGCAATTATCGTCTCGTTCTCGATCTATGTTCTCGACATCCTGATGGCAGGTTCCATCTGGTTCGTTATTTTGATCACACTCATGTTGGCCGTTACAGCTCTATCGCTAGGAACATTGCTATCTGCATTTGCAAAAAACGAACTGCAGATGATTCAGTTCATACCGCTGGTCGTCGTTCCGCAAGTGTTCTTCTCTGGACTCTTTAACATTGAAACGATGGCTGACTGGCTCCAGCCGCTAAGTTATCTCATGCCGTTGACTTACGGCGGCCAGGCGATTCGCGACGTAATGATCCAAGGCGGCGGATGGTCAGAGATCTATGATGAAGTTCTTGTTCTCGCCGGTTTTTCGTTGCTCTTTATGGTATTAAACGTTTTGGCGTTAAAAAAACACAGAAAACTGTAA
- a CDS encoding ABC transporter ATP-binding protein: MKSVIHVSDVSKNYGSHQVLEKISLNVEKNKIYGLLGPSGAGKTTLVKMIAGIETPTKGSIKVLDTLMPNLHNMTRIGFMAQSDALYVELSGKENLEFFASIYGLKGQKQKERIEHAASLVNLTEFLKKPVHQYSGGMKRRLSLAAALLHEPEILILDEPTVGIDPVLRQSIWNELYKLSDAGTTILVTTHVMDEAEKCGHLGMLRDGRLIASGSPQELKESTASTTIEDAFLYYGGVRNEN, from the coding sequence ATGAAATCTGTTATACACGTATCCGATGTATCAAAAAACTATGGTTCACATCAGGTTTTAGAAAAGATTTCGTTAAACGTTGAAAAGAATAAGATTTACGGATTACTTGGTCCATCCGGTGCAGGGAAAACGACTCTCGTTAAAATGATTGCAGGCATTGAAACCCCAACAAAAGGCAGTATTAAAGTACTCGACACACTCATGCCTAATCTTCATAACATGACACGCATTGGTTTTATGGCTCAATCTGACGCACTTTATGTTGAACTGAGCGGCAAAGAAAATCTTGAGTTCTTCGCTTCCATTTACGGTTTAAAAGGACAAAAGCAAAAAGAACGAATCGAACACGCTGCTTCCCTAGTAAACCTGACTGAATTTTTAAAGAAGCCTGTTCATCAATACTCAGGAGGAATGAAAAGACGCTTATCATTAGCTGCAGCCCTTCTTCATGAACCCGAGATCTTAATACTAGATGAACCTACTGTTGGGATTGATCCTGTTCTTCGCCAGTCAATCTGGAACGAACTTTACAAACTAAGTGACGCTGGTACAACGATCCTTGTCACGACTCACGTGATGGATGAAGCAGAGAAATGCGGCCACCTTGGTATGCTGCGTGATGGAAGATTAATAGCTTCAGGTTCACCTCAGGAACTAAAAGAATCCACAGCAAGTACAACGATTGAAGATGCTTTCCTTTATTACGGAGGTGTCCGAAATGAGAACTAG
- a CDS encoding MBL fold metallo-hydrolase — protein MNLTENKHFELHKVKEGIYTAIAKDGGGAVGNAGFIDLGDKTIVFDTFNTQQAALELKKCAEEVTNRPVSWVVNSHYHGDHIRGNQVFDSSILISSEVTYKKTRDIQPQRINVQKQDIAGLENYIQTLQSEYNETKARKTLTQIHFLQEILVSLPTLTLTLPSCTFLEAFTIHGTERTAQLFTRGAGHSPCDTFLYLPEDEVIFMGDLLFVQTNPSFFDESDLDNWMHTLQELSTWNIQTAVPGHGPLGSKSDYYQIIQYIKDVKRLAESEEDVDDIKIPSPYKDWALKELFVTNLKQLKQLVKNKMETTLHD, from the coding sequence ATGAATCTGACTGAAAATAAACATTTTGAACTTCATAAAGTAAAAGAAGGTATATATACAGCTATTGCTAAGGATGGCGGCGGTGCCGTTGGAAATGCGGGTTTCATAGATTTGGGTGATAAAACTATCGTATTTGACACATTCAATACACAGCAAGCAGCACTGGAATTAAAGAAGTGTGCAGAAGAGGTGACAAATCGGCCTGTTTCTTGGGTTGTGAACAGTCATTACCATGGAGACCACATCCGCGGAAACCAGGTTTTCGACTCCAGCATCCTGATATCAAGTGAGGTAACCTACAAAAAAACGAGGGACATTCAGCCTCAACGTATTAATGTACAGAAGCAAGATATCGCTGGATTAGAAAATTACATACAAACGTTACAAAGCGAATATAACGAGACAAAAGCGCGAAAAACACTCACACAGATTCATTTTTTACAGGAAATCTTAGTGTCCTTACCAACCTTGACGCTAACTCTCCCTTCTTGTACGTTCCTTGAAGCTTTTACTATTCATGGTACTGAACGGACAGCTCAGCTTTTCACAAGAGGCGCTGGTCATTCGCCTTGTGATACGTTCTTATATCTACCAGAAGACGAGGTCATTTTTATGGGAGATTTATTATTCGTCCAAACAAATCCTTCGTTCTTTGATGAATCCGATCTGGATAACTGGATGCATACGCTGCAAGAATTGAGTACCTGGAATATACAAACAGCCGTACCCGGACATGGTCCGTTAGGTTCAAAATCAGACTATTATCAAATTATTCAATACATAAAAGACGTAAAGAGGCTCGCTGAGAGTGAAGAAGATGTGGATGACATAAAAATCCCATCTCCCTATAAAGATTGGGCTTTGAAAGAACTTTTTGTAACAAATCTAAAACAATTAAAACAACTCGTAAAAAACAAAATGGAGACCACTTTACATGATTAA
- a CDS encoding acyl-CoA dehydrogenase family protein — protein sequence MSYLYDAYIKNETQQKWFSKIDILASKFAERADKHDREGSFPFENVDELKKAGYLSLTIPKEFGGEGLSLYEFVLLQERIAAGDAATALCLGWHLGCFLELSEERSWKEETFRSLCEKVVNNQVLVNRAASEPATGSPTRGGMPQTKAVKRGDDWVINGTKTFTSMAPALDHAIVSAQIGDTGKKGNFLIDMKQDGVTIEETWDTVAMRGTRSDDLVMKDVKVNDESLVEEERGKLDFPKAWLLHIPACYLGVAVAGRNEAVNFAKSYKPNSLPGAIAEVPEVQRKIGEMELELFKARELLYSTAAKWVNEPESRMEMGPSLMAVKHVATNSAAKVVDLAMRIVGARSLAMSSPLQRHYRDVRAGLHNPPMDDMVISSLAKRALNE from the coding sequence GTGAGCTATTTATATGATGCATATATAAAAAATGAAACACAGCAGAAGTGGTTTAGCAAAATAGATATTTTGGCTAGTAAGTTTGCAGAGCGAGCTGATAAACATGACCGCGAAGGCAGTTTTCCTTTTGAAAATGTGGATGAGCTTAAAAAAGCTGGATACTTGTCGTTAACGATACCGAAAGAGTTTGGCGGAGAAGGGCTTAGTCTGTATGAGTTTGTGCTTTTACAAGAAAGAATTGCAGCTGGGGATGCAGCAACAGCATTGTGCCTCGGATGGCACCTTGGATGTTTTCTCGAACTATCCGAAGAGCGATCGTGGAAGGAAGAGACGTTCCGTTCATTATGCGAAAAAGTGGTAAACAATCAAGTCCTTGTAAATCGTGCGGCATCTGAACCTGCGACAGGCAGCCCGACACGCGGCGGGATGCCGCAAACGAAAGCTGTTAAGCGGGGTGATGACTGGGTGATCAATGGTACTAAGACTTTTACATCTATGGCGCCGGCATTAGATCATGCAATTGTTTCTGCACAAATTGGTGACACGGGGAAAAAAGGAAACTTTTTAATTGATATGAAGCAAGATGGAGTCACTATAGAAGAGACGTGGGATACAGTTGCAATGAGGGGAACCAGAAGCGATGATCTCGTTATGAAGGATGTAAAAGTTAATGATGAGTCTCTTGTTGAAGAAGAGCGTGGAAAATTAGACTTTCCAAAAGCTTGGCTGCTCCACATACCGGCTTGTTATCTTGGCGTAGCAGTTGCTGGAAGAAATGAAGCCGTTAATTTTGCAAAAAGCTATAAACCGAATAGTTTGCCGGGAGCTATTGCCGAGGTTCCTGAAGTTCAACGCAAGATCGGTGAAATGGAGCTCGAGCTCTTTAAGGCAAGGGAACTTCTATATTCAACTGCTGCAAAATGGGTGAATGAGCCCGAATCGAGAATGGAAATGGGACCTTCACTCATGGCAGTTAAGCATGTGGCAACAAACTCGGCTGCAAAAGTAGTAGATCTTGCGATGCGGATTGTGGGAGCAAGAAGCTTGGCCATGTCGAGTCCACTTCAGCGGCACTATCGAGATGTGCGTGCTGGACTTCATAACCCGCCGATGGACGATATGGTAATTAGTTCACTGGCTAAGAGAGCTTTAAATGAATAG
- a CDS encoding TetR/AcrR family transcriptional regulator, whose product MSDQEWIKELINDTEDTVISEKQQKILAAAIDTFSEKGFAASSTSEIAKKAGVAEGTIFRHYKTKKELLLAIVTPTMAKFAAPFFIKTFAKEVFEKEYEHYEDFLRMIAKNRLEFVKKHFSVLKIFIQEIAFHDELREPYQKLFNEHVYGKFKKIIEHFQEKGEIIDLPPETIIRMSASSIIGYILPRFILFPNQEWDDDKEIEHIVEFVMYGLSGKR is encoded by the coding sequence ATGTCCGATCAAGAATGGATTAAAGAGCTGATAAATGACACCGAAGACACTGTCATTAGTGAAAAGCAGCAAAAAATATTAGCAGCGGCAATTGATACTTTTTCAGAAAAAGGGTTTGCAGCATCTTCCACAAGTGAAATTGCAAAGAAAGCAGGGGTTGCTGAAGGTACGATCTTCCGCCACTACAAAACAAAAAAGGAACTTCTTTTAGCGATCGTTACACCGACAATGGCAAAGTTCGCTGCTCCCTTCTTTATAAAAACATTTGCAAAAGAAGTATTTGAGAAAGAGTATGAGCATTACGAGGATTTTCTAAGAATGATCGCGAAGAATCGTCTGGAGTTCGTAAAAAAACATTTCTCTGTGTTGAAAATTTTCATACAAGAGATTGCGTTTCACGACGAGCTTCGTGAACCTTATCAGAAACTTTTCAATGAGCACGTATACGGGAAGTTTAAGAAAATCATCGAGCACTTTCAGGAAAAGGGAGAAATCATCGACTTGCCACCTGAAACCATCATACGCATGTCAGCCTCAAGCATCATCGGTTACATTCTACCCCGCTTCATTCTTTTTCCTAACCAGGAATGGGATGATGATAAAGAGATTGAACACATCGTTGAATTTGTGATGTACGGATTAAGCGGAAAACGATAA